Genomic segment of Saccopteryx bilineata isolate mSacBil1 chromosome 9, mSacBil1_pri_phased_curated, whole genome shotgun sequence:
GTGGACTCCATCTACCTACTGATTCCCTTAACAACCCTCTCCCCCTGCCTGTTCCCTGTGCCCTGACACCCTTGGCCAGAAGGGCCCTGTGGgcaagcagagacagggagggtgCTAGGAGGACCCAAGGGAGAACTCTCTGACCTTGGAAGTAGCTGGCTGCTGTCCAAGGTGTCTGGGCAATGGCAAGAGTCCAGGCCAGCAGTGAGCCTGATGGGGGAAGGCTCCCAAGGGCTGGGAGGGCTCTGTGCCATGAGTAGCCATTCACAGTCCTTTTCCCTGCCTCACCCTGGGTGCACAGCCTGGGCTTAGCCCTCAAGCACAGCGGGAAGCTGATTGAGGCCACACCCTTGACACTTCAATTTGCACAATTCAAGGGGGAGGACACTTGTTAACAACCACTGGGAAGATCAGGGGCttggccctgcccctccctgcaccAGGTCTAATGACCCCCTTCCACCCCAGCGTTCTGTCTGGATGGGCACATTCTCCGCCAGAGAGTGGAACCATGCAGCACAGGTGGGAGGGGCGCTTCCAAAATCTCGGGATTAGACCTCCGTGCAAaggctgcctctcctcctttccccatgGACAGCGCTACCGGGCACTGCTCCCACAGCTGCTGTTCTCCTGGGAGAACTTCTCTACCGCCTGCCTCTGGCTAGGCCTCCGGCTCTCCAGGCAGGCCCTGCCCACAGATATGCAGCCCTCTTATCAGAAACCTGGAGGGTGTGTAGATCCTGGCTGGAGCAGGGTGTGCCCCTCTCCCTTAAACAGCAACTTGCAGGGGGATGCCCTGCGCACCGCCCACCTGGAGTCCAGCCCTTCTCCCAGCCCATTCTCTTTCCTAACCATCGGGTTTCTAATTAGGCTAAAAGGTTCGGGAAGGTTGGGCTGGCAGCAACCCCCCCTTGGGGGGGAGAGAGGCCACTTGGCTTCTAGTCTGCTTTCAGGCCCAAGACCAGGGAGGCTGATAGCACTCAGGAAACAGATCCTGTAAAAGGAAAGAGGTTTGTGGATTCAGGACCAGCCAGAAACCTGGCTCCCTCACCGGCAGGCAGGTCCCAGGGGTGCCAGGCCCCTCTACCTGCCCAGTGCTCTTCTGTCTGCATGCCCACGGCCTCTGAGCACGGAGCTGGGCCTGGCCTGGCGGGGGCACAGGAGGGGCTCAGGGCAGGCAGGCGGCTACCTGGTAGGCCCCCTCAGCAGCGGCGGCAGCGGCACTATGCTGTGCACTGTGCTCCTGCAGAAGGGCCACGTCCAGAAAGCGCTCGCCACACCACACACACTTGAACTGCTGCTCGCGGGCGTGCACACCCTGGTGCTTGTTGAGATGCTCACGCTGCTTGAAGGCTTTATCGCAACTGGGGCACTTATAGGGCTTCTCGCCGGTGTGCACGCGCCGGTGCCGCTGCAGGTCCGATGCGTACTTGAAGCGCTTCTCGCAGTCTGGACACTTGAGCGGCTTCTCACGCGCGGGGTCGCAGCGGTGCTGCACGAACTCGGAGGAGGAGAAGAAGCGGCGCTCACACAGGGTACAGCGCAGGGGCTTCTCGGACGGGGAGCAATGGGCCAGCTGGTGTTTCTGCAGGGCCGACGCCCGCTTGTAGGCCTTGTTGCACACCGGGCACTTGAAGGGCCGCTCAGTGGCACTGGGCAGGCACTTGTGCCGCAGCAGCTCGGCCGACTGGTCGAAGCCCTTCTGGCACACGGGGCACTTGAAGAGGGTCTCGAGGGTGTGCACGTGCTGGTGGTAGAGCAGGTGGCTGGGCTGGCCGAAGCCCTTCTCGCACAGGCCGCACTTGAAGGGCTCCTCGGTTTTGTGCGTGCGCCGGTGCCGCATCAGCGCGTATTGCTGCTTGAAGCCCATGGGACAAAGGTCGCACTTGAAGGGCCGCTCGGCGCTGTGTGTGCGCTCGTGCTGCCGCAGGTCCGACGGCCGCTTGAAGGCCTTCTGGCACTCGCCACAGCGGAACGGCCGCTCGCCGCTAGGCGTGCACGGGTGCTGCAGCAGCTCCGAGGACTCTTTGAAGTGCAGCTCGCACACGTTGCAGCGGAACAGGTGGTGCTCGCCCGAGTGCGCGTACATGTGGCGTACCAGGTGCGAGCGGTGCTTGAAGGTCTTCTCGCAGACTGCGCACTTGTAGGGCCGCTCGGAGCTGTGCGTGCGCTTGTGGTGCACGAGGTGCGACGACTGGCTGAAGCTCTTGTCGCACAGCGTGCACTTGTACGGCTTCTCGCCTGTGTGGATCCGCTCATGCCGGGACAGCTCCGAGAGGTGCTTGAAGGGCTTCTGGCAGATGGGGCAACTGTAGGGCTTGTCAACCTGTTCGGCAGTGGTGACAGCAGGCGCTGAGGGCGCTGGGGGCAGcgagggggcagcagtggccgCTGGCTCGGCCGCCTCGGCCGGCTTGTAGGTCTTCTCACAGATGGAGCATTTCACGAGGCCTGTGGCGCCCGTGTGCGCGCTGTGGTGCTGGGCCAGCGAGGTGAGCAGTGAGAAGCCCATCTTGCAGACGCCGCAAACAAAAGGCTTCTGCTCGGCCTGCACACACTGGTGCTCCAGCAGGTCAGTGGCCTGGTGGAAGATCTTGAGACACTGTGTGCACTGGAATGAGCGGTCGTGGCCCGCCAGGCACTGGTGCTCGTGCGGGCTGGACAGGTGTGCCAGGTCATGCCCGCACACACCACACTTGGGGCCCGGCTCACCTGCTGCCTGCAGGGGCTCGTGCTGTGGGGGCTGCAGGCCCGGGTCGGGCTGCAGGAGGATGCCATAGACAGCACAGCCCAGGGGGTTCTCAGCCGTGCCCGGGGGCAGCGCGTGCTCGGCCAGGGCTGGTGGTGGTTCTGCGTGGTGCTGAGGCTGCGGCGGCTGAGGCTGCTGCGGCTGCGCCTGTGGCTGCGTCTGTGGCGGCTGCTGCCAGCTTTCCGACATGCTTGGGAAGATGAAACAGGGTTTGGAGAGTAATGGCTTCAGTTTCCCCGATTAAGATGACCCAACCCAGAGAGAGAAGCTGCCCAGGGTCAGGGATGGACAAGGACCTTAGAAAAGGCACAGCAGAGGGACTGGTCAGACGGCCCAAGTCATTAACCAAGACAGACTACAAGGCTCAGCCTACAGGACGGGGGGCTCTTCGAGGCAGGGTGCCACAGTGCCAGGGAGGCTCTGCCTTCCCCGATGACGGGTTctgtggagaagagagaaagcgtGAGATTGAGGCCGGGACGTGCGGCTGGGCCCTCTCCCTGTTCTGCCTGCACTGGCCACATTGACATCAACCACaccagggaaaggagagaggctcaGGCCTGGGAGACCTTCTCCCTTCACACGCTACCAACAAAGTCTGCCACCACTCAGCTGCTCCAGCAAAGGGGATGGTGGCTGTCTCCACCCCACCTGGGCCAGGGCATCCCAGCATCCCAGCATGGCCAGCCCTCTTTAATCAGCTGCCTCACAGGTAAGACTCTGGGCTGATCTGTCCACAATGCAAGGAAGTCACAAATTCCGCTCATGCTTCAAGAAAAGACTGACCAGTTCGGGCCACAGTGTATGAAACAATAATTTTGGCAGCATAACTTTTTTCtgcaagtaaatatttaaaacaactacATGGAACAAAGGACCATCTCAAAATCCTTCTCTTGTGAGGGGCTGGCCCACATCCCTCTTAACTATCCCCCAGGCCCTGCACCACGACTATATGcctgctctctccacacacaGGTTGGATGGCCTTGCAGGGGCCTGAACCAATGCATGATGGCGGTTAAACAATAGGTTCACAGACCCAACCAACTTCAATGTCTACagcaaaacttccaaactctAGTACTCTCcaagaatacaaagaaaaacccCCCCCACAAACCGCTAAATCCTCTGATCTGACTCTGTCAAGGCCTGCAGGAAGTATAAGCAATTGTAACCTCGCCTCTGCAGCATGGGAAGTAACATGCTAACAACCACAGAGCatttctgctcctctcctttcTGGAAACAATCCGGTTCCCTTCCTCCAAGGCTACAACTTTCTGGGTAATCAGTGGAAGGTAAAGCCCACCCAACCCAAGCAAATCTCTTAACTCACCACTTTGTGGCAGCATAAGGTAATGACAGCGAAAGGGAGGAACTTTTAGAATCAGATGTAATCCACTTACAGGTTCCCAGCTCCTCTGCCTCTAACACTGAAAAGTTTCTAAGTTTTCTTCtgaggaaaagaggagaaagaaggggatgCCTTCACGGGCCAGCCTGGCCTCTAACTGTTTGCCAAAAAAACGTAAGAGTCAGGCTTACAAGCTGTCATCCTCATCTtctgggaaggaaagaaggagcgGTGGCTTTGGGTGAGGGCAGCAGGTTGCAGGAACAAGCAGGTGCCAAAGCTCCCAGAAAAGAGGGAAGCCAGGCTACTCCAAGGGCGGCGTAGGTTAGGCTGCACCAGCACAACTGTTTTTTCCTGCATAAATGGCTGCCAAACAGAAGGTCCCTGGCCCGGGGCGCCCAGCTCCACTGCCCACCCCCAGGAAGATGCAGCCATGAGGCCTCTCTGAGCACCCTGCAAAGCGAGACTAGGATACGGGAAGCAGGCAGAGGCCCACACCTGCGCCCCACCCCgttcttcctcctccctgggaAACGGAATGAAAAGCCCATCACCTCGCCGGCACTGCCCGCCCGCCCAGCTCGGCTGCCTCCTGTCAGCCCTCGCCGGGTATGGCCAGGCCGCTGCAGCCCGAGCTGGCCCCGCAGGCGAGTGGGCTCGAGCAAGGCCCCGGGGCCGCAGGCCGGGCCCAAGAAGCAGCTGCGCCTCGATGCCGGCCTGGGCCGCCCAGGAGCTCAGAGGCCGCCAGACCAGGCCGGAGGGTGGGGGCGGCCCGTTGGGGAAGAGGTGCGGCAGACGCGGGAGTGGCCCCGGGATCGGCCCCAGGCGCCCCGCCGCTCACCTGCTCCGGGCCGCCCGCGGCGTCAGGCGCGAGGCGAGTGAAGACCCGCTGCTCTCTCGGCCGCCCCTTTATTCCGGCTCGATCGGCCGCGGCGCGGCCTACGCGCGCTGCCAATCCCCGGCCTCGCGTAGCAGCGGCGGCGGCCGGCCCGGGGGCGCGGGATGGGCTAGCGGCAGCCGGAACCGAGGAAGCGACGGGCGCAGCCGGGATAGCGGTTCGGGGCGGAGGAGCGCCGGGAGGGCGGGCGGACCGACCGATGGCCTTGCAGAGACGGGAGGACAGGCGggagcgcgggggggggggggggggggggggcggggaggcgggGCGGGAGGAGGAGCTGTAGCcggggcggcggcggctgcgggaGGAGCGGACCGCGCGGAGCGAGGCCGCCCCCTGTCGGGGACCGGAGGCCCCGCCGCGCCGGGTCGGACCGCCAGGCGCGCGGGGCGGCTGTCCAGTTCCCCAGCCAGCACGCCTCGGATGACTCCGGGAAGGCATTCAGCCTCCGACCACCCTTGCTCAGCCTAAGGGGAGGGGACTCGCGGGACCAGGCGTCCAGCCCGACCCCTGCACCTGAGAGGAGGGGCCTCCTAGACCCTCTGGTCTTCGGAAACTGACCTGTGTCTGCTCAGCTTGCTCTTAGGGGAGGGACCTGGAGCTCGGACTTCGGGCCAGCTTGAGAAGGGGGCTCCGGGACCACTGGTCCTGCCAGGGCCCCGAGGGCAGGGATCTTCGCTGTGCCTAGTGCATTGCCCGCTGACTTAGGGACCGTCGTAACTAGGGGGTCGGGTCCCGGGTGGCTGCAGACAGAGCCCCAGAGTGACCTGTGAAATGGGCATACAGAGGCTGCGGATACCTGGGAGCTCCGGGTTGCCCTCAACTAGCAGCAAGTGACAGGCACTGTGGGTGGTCCCGGTGGGTAGAGTCTCTGCTGTGTCCTACCCGGCCCCGCCTCCAGACCCCGCCCCGGGGCCGTGCTAACCTAGGTCCCGCCCCCAGGAAGGCACTTCCGGCGCAGCGGAATTCCGGGTGCTGAGGGCGGCTGCTAGTGGGCCTGCGCTGTTGTTGTAGAAGAGGACTTATGAGTGCGGCTCCCCTGGTGGGCTACAGCAGCAGCGgctctgaggatgaggatgaggccGAGGCCGGCGCTCAGGCCGGGCCGGGGGCTGGATGCCGCCCTCGGTGAGGAGCGACGTCTTTCTGGGCAGGGTGCGGGTTCACGCGAAACCCTGCTGAGAGCGGAGTGCAGGGGTGGAGATAGGGAGAGTGCGGGGAGGCtcggcagggaaggagagagggcacgggggggggggggtaaggaggTTCCAGGGGACACCCGTGCACAAAGCCCCAGAGCGCTCCCCTCCCCCGGCTAGATCAAGGTTAGGAGGCAAGAAACCTGGGTTCGGGTCAGCCTCGGCCACTGGCTGACGCTATCGCCGGTAGCGATGGACCACGCTAGGTCTGTTTCCTCATTTAACACAGTTGCAGTAGTAGAAGCGAAAGCGTTGGAGAGTTTTTTCATTCACTCAAAAATACTCCTTGAGCACCCACTCTACACCTGGCTGGGACTGGGGACTCAGCAATGAACAAAACCCTCCAAGTCTCTTACTTCGGAGCCTCGGCTGTTAAGGGCCAGGCCTGGTGATTGACTGCCCAGCGGTATCTCAGCTGATCTCACAATAGCGCTATCAGGTAGAAGTATGCTTTACAGATAATAAAACAGGTCCACAGAGGGCACATGACTGGCCCAAGACCACTGAGCTAGGAGCTGCTGCTCCATGTCTGCCCCTTTAAGGATGGTG
This window contains:
- the ZNF319 gene encoding zinc finger protein 319, whose product is MSESWQQPPQTQPQAQPQQPQPPQPQHHAEPPPALAEHALPPGTAENPLGCAVYGILLQPDPGLQPPQHEPLQAAGEPGPKCGVCGHDLAHLSSPHEHQCLAGHDRSFQCTQCLKIFHQATDLLEHQCVQAEQKPFVCGVCKMGFSLLTSLAQHHSAHTGATGLVKCSICEKTYKPAEAAEPAATAAPSLPPAPSAPAVTTAEQVDKPYSCPICQKPFKHLSELSRHERIHTGEKPYKCTLCDKSFSQSSHLVHHKRTHSSERPYKCAVCEKTFKHRSHLVRHMYAHSGEHHLFRCNVCELHFKESSELLQHPCTPSGERPFRCGECQKAFKRPSDLRQHERTHSAERPFKCDLCPMGFKQQYALMRHRRTHKTEEPFKCGLCEKGFGQPSHLLYHQHVHTLETLFKCPVCQKGFDQSAELLRHKCLPSATERPFKCPVCNKAYKRASALQKHQLAHCSPSEKPLRCTLCERRFFSSSEFVQHRCDPAREKPLKCPDCEKRFKYASDLQRHRRVHTGEKPYKCPSCDKAFKQREHLNKHQGVHAREQQFKCVWCGERFLDVALLQEHSAQHSAAAAAAEGAYQVAACLP